ccgtagtgaagtgaattatatttatatagcgctttttctctagtgactcaaagcactttacatagtgaaacccaatatctaatttttacatttaaactagtgtggtcggcactgggagcaggtgggtaaagtgtcttgcccaaggacacaacggcagtgactaggatggtggaagcggggatcgaacctgcaaccgtcaagttgctggcacggtcgctctaccaaccgagctatgccgccgtaGTAAGATGATTGTCTTGTCCCAgagtcttttttatttatttatttaattacagACGGACAAAATGTATTGTTACTTTTGTTAATATCACTAGAAGCACACTGATTATGGACAGGGAaccacagttaaaatatacatcatcatataatgaacaaaatacagtacaatacaattcctttcaaaatctacccaccaaatacccatttacaatttcATACCAACAGGTTGACATTcttaaaaaaaggaatctttaaatcGGTCTTTAAACCATataccttattcaaatttgattaaaagGTTGCATCTTGAAGATCTGCAATAATctcattagatagatagtactttgattccttcaggaaaattaaaattccagcagcagtgtacagagttgagatcaattaaaaaaaaaaaaaaaaaaaaaaaaaagtaattatacTTAGAGAGGTCAAAACCATAATTATGCAACTGTGAATTCCTCAACCATAAGGGGTGTGATAAATATACTAAGCATTATGTTGCAATAAATTTTgcttaaaacactttttaaaaatgtttaaagaatCTAGCATGGTGTGCACCAGTGCTTCCAACATAGGGGATTTGCAGTTCATAAAGGGGGAAAGATCAAGTCCAACATGTACTGTGATGAGTCTTAACACATCTTCAAGATGACTAGTGCCTTATTGGAAAGTTAAATGTGATGGAGTGGCCAAGTGTGAACTCAATTGAACACCCGTGGAGCATTCTCAAGCAGCAACAAAAATATAATTCAAGCTACACACTGACTTAGCTAAATTTATATATTTGcagcagaagatggatggatgtttctcgATAATTCTTGTTTATAGAAGCAGAACCTCCCTGTGATGGAGGAAGAGTGGCGTCTTCTTTTATTCTCATCacacatgtattattatttactgGATGTGTGTGTATTGCGTCCACAGGGAGACATGGAGTCAAACGGGAAGTACATCACCAAAGAAGGAAAACGGGTTAACTACCACACTGGACCCATCGTGTGGGGCGAACCCGGGACCAACGGCCAGCATGCCTTTTATCAGCTCATTCACCAAGgtttcacacgcacacacactgcatATCATTGTTTAGCTTCATGCTAACAACTTCCCGCTGGTGCCGTTCCTTCTGCAGGCACtcgtatgattcctgctgactTCCTCATTCCGGCTCAGTCTCAGCATCCAATCAGAGACAATCTTCACCACAAGGTAACATGTCTCAATACGCTCGACATTTATCAACACTTTGCGCAACGTGAGTGGGTGGTTGAACCTCCAGCGAGCACGCAAAACAAACTGTGAAGTTCACTTATCGAACTGTTACGTTTTTAGACCACCACCCCTAAAAGATCTGTATTTATTTCCTCAGTGCAGCAGTTTATGAACTCAAATCACTTTGACATCTTAAAATTTCTCCTATTATGCAATAGTACCATtttaaaagatgtaaaaaaaaaaaaaaaaaacagttgtatctTTTTATGTCAGGCTAAACTAACATCAAGCAGAATTGTTTTGGCCTCTCCCcccacttgaaaaaaaaaaaatatttttttaatttgtaatgAAACTTGAATATAACTTGCATGTTTTGAACTCATTGGgaaattaatttttttcttttattgcaacactaaattggccctggtgtgtgaatgttgtctatctgtgttggccctgctatgagttggcgacttgtccagggtgtactctgccttccgcccgattgtagctgagataggcaccagcgcgccctgcgaccccaatgggaataagcggtagaaaatggacggatggaaacatacatttataagcTTTCTTAATACCTTCCTAAATCATTTCTACCTAGGATTTGAACCCGGTACCTGTGCCTTACAAAACAAGGGCATATGCTGTGCATCAACCTGTGACAGAGGGGAAAGTTGtccttatagaatagaatagaaagtactttattgatccctgggggaaattcagcaccacagtttgctcgcaatagacaataatataaatatattctacatttaagctcagtcaagaaggaacatatgcattatacagtctgatggctgtagGTATGAAAGACCTCATGTgttgttccgtgttgcattttgggagtctgaggcTTCCACTGAACgagctcattctctccgcaaggtctgagtgtagtgggtgggaggtgttgttcataatggctaggagctttgctagacttcttctgacaccaccgccagatagtccagctccactcccaccacgttactggccttctctaccagcttgtccagtctttGTTCCCTGGCTCTCACCCCGCTGCCCCAGCAGACCACAGCggacaagaaggcgcccgccaccaccgactcgtagaacatcttcaacatctttttacagacgttgaaggatcttagcctcctgaggaagtagaggcggctctgtcccttcttgtagagggcctcagcgtgttttgacccattcagcttgtatTGTTGTCAGTGACAGAGCACGAAGCGGCTAGGAATAGATTTGTGGTAAAATGTCATATGAAGTGCCCTATCAAGGAATTGACTTTTTGTATGCTATTATCTCGTAAAACTTGGCCCCTCGTGGATCACAGCGTCCTGTGCACGTGCCTGTTCTGCCTATAAGGCGAGTTGGCCCTACTCTCTCCCCATGGACAGTAAATGGTGAGCTTACCCccaatttgccaaaaaaaaaaaaaaaaaaaagcttaaagctTTACCAACTATCCTTCAGAGAGATGTGGGAGCTGTAAGTTTGAGCAGTTTTTTGTTCTTCAGCAAAATATGCTAACCTaacattattttgttaaaatgagTCTGTACTGTTAGCATTGTAGCTCAGGCGGCTTAGCCAACGTTCGTGTCCTCATGGTCCACACCTGTAATTTTATGTTGTTGTGATATATGACAACTATTATGTTGGGTATGTTAGTGTCTATGTAAAAATTTGATAAAGTACTTCTTGGAGACCCACACTGTCGGAGAAAGGAGTGGACAAACACGGCTCTATAGCATTAAAGCGACATAAGCAGTAGTACTTTTAAGCAGTTGAAATTCCACCATCAAGGCTACGTTTTGGACAACATACTTCTAAGGCACTATTGTGTGACCTCTGACACTAATTGGAAATTGTTGAGAATACTATATGACCTTTTTAAAAGGGCCCACCCTTTTAGGCTGACAATACTGGTACTTCAAAGTTTTGGACCAAAAATGTGGTAAAAGTTCCCCCAATTTGGAACCAGAAGTAACTTTAGGCTTGTTTTCTTACAAGTTTTGGCACATTTTGAAATGCCAACCTTTAAAAATGTGAGCAGGTCTGCATCAGCTTGCTAAAGTCACCTACAGAAGACTAGCAGCAATTTCATATAGCATAGTAGGTATGTGTTTTGATAGCATCTTAATCCTGAATCAACATATTTCCACTCAGAATTTGAAGGAATTAGCAAATATGTCTGTCGTTTCTGGTCTTGCCACTTTCTTCTAGGCTGAAGTGTGGCATGAGTGTGTGAAAGATCAAGGATTATGCTGTTAAACAAAGACTACTTTATTGGACAAGCAAACGTCTCAACAGGTTCTGCAGCATGTACACCTGTGGGGAGAATTGGCTCCTCCATGCCTCAGCCTGTGCTACTTGGCCTTTTGACTGTTATAGTGTACCAACCAGAGGTCAAGCTCGGGTCACCAGGCCTATACAAAAGAGACCATCTCCTCTTATTTTCATATCATATCCCTGACAGCCTGACTTTGTCCATGTTATGTTTTGCTTCCTGGAGGGTGACCCTGTTGTCCACCCGTTTCGTTTTGGCCATTAAAAAAAGTATGAGGCATAAAACTGGATGTTTGCTGACAAAAGCGTTAACCTTTTCCATTACACGGCAACAAATACTGCATGTCTACATCTGCTCGATGCATTGTTGCAAGTTGTAGCAATACAATAGAACTGACCCGCACAAAATGGCTGAAACCAAGTAAGTGAGTGTAATTTGTTGCGAGGATTTTGActtttaatgtaggcattattatcAGGGACCAGCTTTCCACTTGTGGCAGataaaaatacagcaaaaataagtgcatgaaaaatacaactcactataacgctgaattagtgggagccctgggcttgtttctcTGCAATGacatgcagatggaaatcagctttAGGCTACAATCtgttacatttatattttatatgttcattaatgtgcatcgTATCAACAAATGGCAACTTACTATGAGGAGtattattgtacatctataaacaagcttattggtgtgtctagtgggacaggGGGAAAGTTgagtcggagaaaatgcagtcgtttacaaattgtttttctgtggcctggtagcaaatgcgtcacggaccggtggttggggaccactgctctagatgacGTCCCACCAAGAGGGCAGTGGAAAAGGGGGCGTTTCAAATACAGTTATCTACCCATTACTCAAAAATAAATTGTTATGGGAAGCATAAAATTCATAGAGTATTTGTTAGTGAAAGGCCACTATTAGTCCTTCCTGGAACATTATAGCGAGGAAGTGTTGCTATAATGGCGTCTTGATCAGTTTGTTGCAATTAATCCTGTAATGTTGCAGATCCTTGCTGCTAACTTTCTGGCCCAGACTGAGGCTCTGATGAAGGGGAAAACGTCAGAAGAAGCTCGGAAGGAGCTGGTGGCCAGTGGTTTGTCAGGCGCCACTCTGGAGAATCTTCTTCCTCACAAAGTAAGACCACCGATCTGAGGATGCGTCTATCTGATGGCCATCGCGCAGCGTCACGTGATTCAGCCTGTGTTTTCTTACTTCTAAGGTGTTTGAAGGGAACAAGCCAAGCAACTCCATTGTCTTCAAGAAGCTGACTCCCTTCACGCTGGGAGCTCTAATCGGTGAGTCCATCTTTAATAAACCATCACGCCAATCCTTCTTGATGGTTACTGACAGAACTGTTCTCTCAGCCATGTACGAGCAGAAAATCTTTGTGCAGGGCGTCATGTGGGGCATCAACAGCTACGACCAGTGGGGGTAAGTTTGTCTTCCGCCATTTTGGACACGTAGCCTACATAAAACTGCTGACTCGCGTTGTGTCAAACACCCTAGTGTCGAGCTGGGGAAGCAACTGGCCAAGAAGATCGAACCGGAGCTTAAAGACGACTCCGTGGTTCTCTCTCACGACTCCTCCACCAACGGCCTCATCAACTTCCTCAAGAAGAATTTCGCTTGAATCCTTCAACGGAAATCATTCATAGCCATTCCCGGCTGCGGCGTCCTTATCGGCTTGATCTGTGACCCCTCGCCCCACCGTCCTTTGGCACAGCGTCTTTGGTTTGTGTAGTCCAGTTTCACGTGCACATGTTACTGTAGTCcgcttttcacaataaaagttgtcCGTCTATGTGAGATGTGGGAATTTTTCTTTGGTTCTTCTGAGAATACTCAACTTGTACTTTTATGCTGAAAGAAGCGACGGATATGTGAACACTTGCTGTGTTTAATAAACCACACCGCCTCCCCTACACTTAAGCAATGGTGGGGGGTTTTCTGGTTGTCACACAAGCaaacaaagtgtaaaaaaattgttGCTGACACAGGAAGTTAAACCTCCGGTGTCAGCAGCAGTCCGTTACTCAAAAAgattaaaaattttaaataaagtgTGTCAGTCAAGGTTTGGCTTCAGGAACATCTTCTTTGCTTGGTTTGTTTTCACAACATTTTGATTGACGTCTTGGTCATCCTCGTCGTCTAAATTGATTATTTCCCGCTTCCTGGCAAACTTCTTCTTCATGCTTCCCACTAAACTCTGGTACCTGAGGGACCGTTAAAAGGCGTCAGCTTGTCTTCATACTGTCTAAAATTTAAAAGCAGCGGAGAGAAGTCAACGCACCTGAGCGCCATCTCCTCGTCCGTCACATCAGTCTGCATTTGGCCAGCGTTGGGATTTACTTCCTCTTTGGCCTGGTTTGGGTTCATGagcgtcatcagtttctgaaacCAGGAAAAACAAACCAAATATGGCATTTGGACAGGTGCATAGcagtgaagcgaattatatttatatagcgctttttctctagtgactcaaagcgctttacatagtgaaacccaatatctaagttacattcaaaccagtgtgggtggcactggaaacaggtgggtaaagtgtcttgcccaaggacacaaaagcAGTGACTTGTATggtggaagcaggaatcgaacctgcaaccctcaagttgctggcacggccactctaccaaccgagctaaaccgcccctgcaATGTTTCTGTCTTCTTCAAACCGAACTGACCTCGACTTCTGGGTTGAAGCCTTTAAAGGACATGCGGCCAAACAGAAGCTCTTCAAACGGAACAAAACTCTTCTCTTCCACTATGAAGTTCCTAAAAGACAGAATAAAATGCAGTTCTCAGCCATCACcaacattataataatacaaataaaaaaagtaatactcTTTGCTTTGTTGCTCGGGCAGGTCCAGATACCAATGTTCATCACTTATGATTCTTTTTTCATCGTCTTGCAGCTGCTTCTTCGTCTCTGCATCCAAACCTCTCTGCATGAACTGCAAATACGTTTTACAGGTTAGCCATGTATTTTATTTACGGTCCATTAAAACTGCACTTTAAATGAAACGTCAATTCGACTCGGTGAGTTCGACCTATGAGCTAGCACCTAATTTGCCAGCTACCAGTTACTTACTTTCATCCGGAGCACATTTTTGGAGAGTTTCACCGCGTCAGTCGCCATTGTAAACACGCCGATTACAAACAGAAGAAAACAATTCTGACTCTGGATTAAAACATTACGTTCTTCTTTGCTTCACATAGTCCTGAAACGTCACGTGGCCACCTAATCTGCGCAGGAGcaatacttcttcttcttcttcttttgtttttattgcggttggcaagcaaccttctggtgtgcattaccgccacctactgtaatggagtgtggaccgaggtggatccctactctatattcttttatttaacccagtgttttttaaatatgtttatattgctttgtatcctatgttttctgaatgcaatcctaatatacttcccacttctaacctaatattttcttttgctaacttattttccattatttctctttctctattgtatttcctacattgtattaaaacatggtcaacattctctatttgatggcaaaaatcacacagccctgtagtatatTTTCCTATCagttttagtgaactatttagatatgtatgtcctaatctcattctagtagtaatatcttcttctttcctatttctaccccctcctctcatgacacctactctcctctggactttgtaaaactctctaccttttatttccttattccaattatcctgccactttttattgtgttctatcttaattatgctcttcacttcttctttactgtgcttaatctccatgtttacttctattttagtggttgcttgttttgcgtatctatcagctaactcatttccctcaactcctacatgagcaggaacccagagaaatgttaccacacctcccgctttatttatcatgtagattgcctgaactatttcataaactatatctagtcttgtttctgatgctatgttttttatgctcgtcaatgcactgctggagtccgagcacacgactgctttccttgctttgttttcctctatccagttaactgccatataaattgctaccaattgccccgtaaaaacagatagtttatcactgattcttttatttaacactatatttccttgtgggataactacagcagctcctactttactatttatagtttttgatgcatctgtgaatatcatgatgttatcaaaaaacattttctCAATCCAATGTTCTATCTGGtcactatttaaatttctattcttcagtaattgcatgtttacctttgggttttcgtacatccacggtggtattgcaggaattggtactgtagggctaactttaatattgtcaatttgtgctttgatacatatatctcctattatccacccaaagctccacaacataaccttaacgcctgcgactggatccggtctattttcccaagtagtgtttttgaagcagattgataaataatgcatccgtagtcaatAACAGATCGAaataaagtgatatatattgttttcaatgtcaacctatcagccccccaatctttacccctcaaagccctcattatatttaacacctttttacttttctccactattttgctgatgtgggttgaccagttaatatttttatcaaaccatattcctaaatatttaaatacttttacctcttctatgttttctccatagagttttatttggagcttgttttgtgctttcctcttcgtaaaatttatgacttttgtctttccaacagagaatcttaaacccctagccgtcccccagtcttgaacattatttaccgctttttgaatcttcttttctatatgatttgtatttctacctctcttccacatcactccatcatcagcaaacaatgccacctccactaacccttccacttcactaaaaacttcatttatcatgatggaaaatagt
The sequence above is drawn from the Nerophis ophidion isolate RoL-2023_Sa linkage group LG03, RoL_Noph_v1.0, whole genome shotgun sequence genome and encodes:
- the mphosph6 gene encoding M-phase phosphoprotein 6 encodes the protein MATDAVKLSKNVLRMKFMQRGLDAETKKQLQDDEKRIISDEHWYLDLPEQQSKENFIVEEKSFVPFEELLFGRMSFKGFNPEVEKLMTLMNPNQAKEEVNPNAGQMQTDVTDEEMALRYQSLVGSMKKKFARKREIINLDDEDDQDVNQNVVKTNQAKKMFLKPNLD